In Candidatus Omnitrophota bacterium, the following proteins share a genomic window:
- a CDS encoding RsmB/NOP family class I SAM-dependent RNA methyltransferase, with the protein MKSQEHNHSKHNYARALSYSNAISEIFYAVMRKRYPLDREIKNYFRKHKECGSKDRFLITESLFSLFRWYGWVKGKLPNNQPENPLKSKKFCVGLSAVLWLDNQPFVQFMEILYDAAGIDATWLKSSPDLIEDKIKGLSHFFKIRKCDVLDLVPEWFRKEIKDDDLRSMIEPFQKRPPIWIRVQNNAEEIVFKELKNLGIDLAQHEGISNAFKLSTSKLNLKDIESYQNGLFEIQDLASQCLGLACGVSADQSWWDVCAGAGGKSLLLADQMKGQGKIVATGNREEIKKRATRANFKNICITDLDKIVLSQHSFDGVLVDAPCSCTGTWRRNPDLRWTSLRNVCEQSACVQKEILEFAFKKVKPGGVLVYATCSLSVQENEDIVSHFLKTSPEFALEDFFHPLTGKPTGGMMHVKFDLDDCDATFAARFRRK; encoded by the coding sequence ATGAAATCTCAAGAACACAATCATTCAAAACATAATTATGCTCGAGCATTGAGTTATTCGAATGCTATTTCCGAAATTTTTTATGCGGTGATGCGTAAGAGATATCCTTTGGATCGAGAAATAAAGAATTATTTTAGAAAACATAAAGAGTGTGGATCTAAAGATCGTTTTTTGATTACGGAATCGTTGTTTAGTTTATTTCGCTGGTATGGATGGGTGAAAGGGAAGCTGCCAAATAATCAGCCTGAAAATCCTTTAAAGTCAAAAAAGTTTTGTGTAGGCTTATCAGCGGTTTTATGGTTGGATAATCAGCCGTTTGTTCAATTTATGGAAATATTGTATGATGCCGCGGGAATTGATGCTACGTGGCTTAAAAGTTCACCAGATTTAATTGAGGATAAAATAAAGGGTTTAAGTCATTTTTTTAAGATTAGAAAATGCGATGTTCTTGATTTGGTTCCTGAGTGGTTTAGAAAAGAAATTAAAGACGATGATTTAAGGAGTATGATTGAGCCATTCCAAAAGCGTCCGCCTATTTGGATACGGGTGCAGAATAACGCAGAAGAAATAGTATTCAAAGAATTGAAGAATCTAGGGATTGATTTGGCTCAGCATGAAGGAATTTCAAATGCTTTTAAGTTGTCGACGAGTAAACTTAATCTTAAAGATATTGAATCATATCAAAATGGTTTATTTGAAATTCAAGATTTAGCAAGTCAATGTTTGGGGCTTGCCTGTGGAGTTTCTGCAGATCAATCTTGGTGGGATGTTTGTGCTGGTGCAGGAGGAAAGAGCCTTTTGTTGGCAGATCAAATGAAAGGGCAGGGTAAAATTGTTGCGACAGGTAATCGCGAAGAGATAAAAAAGCGAGCAACGAGAGCTAATTTTAAGAATATTTGTATTACAGATTTAGATAAAATTGTTTTGAGTCAGCATAGTTTTGATGGCGTGCTTGTTGATGCGCCGTGTTCTTGCACAGGGACTTGGCGTCGAAATCCTGATTTACGATGGACTTCTTTACGCAATGTTTGCGAGCAATCGGCTTGTGTTCAGAAGGAAATTTTGGAATTTGCTTTTAAAAAAGTAAAGCCTGGGGGTGTTTTGGTTTATGCGACATGTAGTCTAAGTGTTCAGGAAAATGAAGACATTGTCAGTCATTTCTTAAAGACGTCTCCTGAGTTTGCATTGGAAGATTTTTTTCATCCTCTTACAGGAAAGCCCACAGGCGGCATGATGCACGTTAAGTTTGATTTGGATGACTGTGACGCAACATTTGCCGCACGTTTCCGTAGAAAATAG
- a CDS encoding RNA methyltransferase, translated as MMNLKEITSLKNTKIKWLKKLSQKKHRRQNNQFIVENLTIIYDALKSGYDFQDLFVTKDFVDRHQEKFEYLQEKSKVPEYYLIDEELNKYYSQLDTPSGITAVYEPKPSSLDQAKSVVYLNGIKDPGNMGTIMRSALAFGVSNVVLDATCVDIYNPKVINAAKDAIFKLNIIEDSLGVWLKKNKGVLPIYVANSSDGISLSEVKSGKRFCLVLGSESHGVSEEIVQLADKNIRIEITGDIESLNVSSAAAILLYGLK; from the coding sequence ATGATGAATCTTAAAGAAATTACGAGTTTAAAGAATACAAAAATCAAGTGGTTGAAAAAATTGTCGCAAAAGAAGCATCGTCGGCAAAACAATCAATTTATTGTTGAGAACTTGACGATTATTTATGATGCATTAAAAAGCGGCTATGATTTTCAAGATTTGTTTGTAACAAAAGATTTTGTCGATAGACATCAGGAAAAATTTGAATATTTGCAAGAAAAATCGAAAGTGCCAGAGTATTATTTAATTGATGAAGAGTTGAATAAATATTATTCACAGCTAGATACTCCTTCGGGCATTACAGCGGTTTATGAACCTAAGCCGTCTTCTTTGGATCAGGCTAAGTCGGTTGTTTATTTAAATGGCATTAAAGACCCCGGTAACATGGGAACGATTATGCGCAGTGCGTTGGCTTTTGGTGTCTCTAACGTTGTGTTAGATGCGACCTGTGTTGATATTTATAATCCTAAAGTTATCAATGCGGCAAAGGATGCAATTTTTAAATTAAATATTATTGAAGATTCTCTTGGGGTTTGGCTTAAAAAAAACAAGGGTGTTTTGCCCATTTATGTGGCCAATTCTAGCGATGGAATTAGTTTGTCAGAGGTTAAGTCGGGCAAAAGATTTTGTTTGGTTTTGGGATCCGAAAGCCACGGAGTTAGTGAAGAAATCGTACAATTAGCAGATAAGAATATTCGCATAGAGATAACAGGCGACATTGAGTCTTTAAACGTATCTTCAGCAGCTGCAATTTTACTTTATGGATTGAAATGA
- a CDS encoding NAD(P)/FAD-dependent oxidoreductase: protein MNKNLENSLIRIDEILLALDEKESLLGDKISKILGINEKEILRYSLVRRAVDSRKKENISFVYSVDVEIKNPQNYLSRQKRLSSTLRKKALRHKVRWHKPYDYKIKKVALDGSSRPIVVGAGPSGLFCALVLAQAGLKPLVVERGADVDVRVKDVSTFFSKGKLDLNSNVQFGEGGAGTFSDGKLYTNIKDSRTKYIFDHLVEAGAPKRIAIDAHPYIGTDKLCIVVKNLRKKIMELGGEVKFNTCFTDVEVDNKKVAAIILNKQEKVLVDHLVVAIGHSARDTYQMLYEKNLAMKAKSFSVGLRIEHPAELINKSQYGKYYNHPKLQTARYKLVAHLEGKRSVYTFCMCPGGSVVAASSEKGMVVVNGMSAYAQSGKNSNSALMVNVTPEDFGSDHPLAGIEFQRTWERAAFILGGKDYCAPAQLVGDFLKGLPSEEIGSVDSTYKPGVVMTSLTGCLPDYVIESIKLALPILDRKIKGFAQEDALLVGVETRSSAPVRFMRNESLQSNIAGIYPAGEGSGYAGGIVSSAVDGIKAAESIIGKFCTRN, encoded by the coding sequence ATGAATAAAAATTTAGAAAATAGTCTTATTAGAATTGATGAGATTCTCCTGGCTCTTGATGAGAAAGAAAGTCTTTTGGGAGATAAAATTTCGAAGATTTTAGGAATCAACGAAAAGGAGATTCTTCGCTATTCTCTTGTCAGACGTGCTGTTGATTCGCGCAAGAAGGAAAATATTTCTTTTGTTTATTCTGTTGATGTAGAGATCAAAAATCCTCAAAATTATTTATCTCGCCAAAAGCGGTTGTCGTCTACATTAAGAAAGAAAGCTCTTCGCCATAAAGTGCGATGGCACAAGCCGTATGATTATAAAATTAAAAAAGTTGCATTAGATGGTTCTTCCCGTCCGATTGTTGTGGGTGCTGGGCCAAGCGGATTGTTTTGTGCTTTAGTTCTTGCTCAGGCAGGTTTGAAGCCTCTGGTTGTTGAGCGTGGGGCAGATGTAGATGTACGCGTTAAAGACGTGAGCACATTTTTTTCGAAAGGAAAACTTGATTTGAATTCTAATGTGCAGTTTGGAGAGGGTGGGGCAGGTACTTTTTCAGATGGTAAATTGTATACGAATATCAAGGATTCGCGGACAAAATATATCTTTGATCATCTGGTTGAGGCAGGTGCTCCAAAACGGATTGCTATAGATGCTCATCCGTATATTGGAACTGATAAGCTATGCATTGTTGTAAAAAATTTGCGTAAGAAGATTATGGAGCTTGGCGGTGAGGTAAAATTTAATACATGTTTCACAGATGTTGAGGTCGATAACAAGAAAGTTGCTGCGATTATTCTTAACAAACAGGAGAAGGTTTTGGTTGATCATCTTGTTGTTGCTATCGGACATTCTGCACGAGATACATATCAAATGCTTTATGAAAAGAATTTAGCAATGAAGGCCAAGTCGTTTTCTGTTGGCTTAAGGATTGAGCATCCTGCTGAATTAATTAATAAATCTCAATACGGGAAGTATTATAATCATCCAAAGCTCCAGACGGCAAGATATAAGCTTGTTGCGCATCTTGAAGGTAAGCGTTCAGTTTATACTTTTTGTATGTGTCCTGGAGGTTCAGTTGTTGCGGCTTCTTCGGAGAAGGGAATGGTTGTTGTTAACGGGATGAGTGCTTATGCGCAGAGTGGAAAGAATTCTAATAGTGCTCTTATGGTTAACGTGACTCCTGAGGATTTTGGCTCAGATCATCCTTTGGCAGGAATTGAGTTTCAGCGTACTTGGGAGCGCGCAGCATTTATCCTTGGAGGAAAAGATTATTGTGCGCCAGCACAGCTTGTTGGTGATTTCTTAAAAGGTTTGCCGTCCGAAGAAATCGGGAGCGTTGACTCAACGTATAAACCTGGAGTTGTGATGACGTCTTTGACAGGGTGTTTGCCGGATTATGTTATTGAAAGCATTAAATTGGCATTACCGATTTTAGACCGAAAAATCAAGGGGTTTGCTCAAGAAGATGCTTTGCTTGTTGGCGTTGAAACGCGAAGTTCCGCTCCAGTAAGATTTATGCGCAATGAAAGTCTACAGTCTAACATTGCAGGAATTTATCCTGCTGGGGAAGGTTCTGGATATGCGGGAGGAATTGTTTCATCTGCTGTTGATGGAATCAAAGCTGCTGAAAGTATTATCGGTAAATTTTGCACTCGAAATTAA
- a CDS encoding response regulator, which yields MWKVLVVDDNKNNCDLLVSTLDGLAACDVCQNGEDALSAYKKSVDEKSPYQAILLDVAMPGIDGIDVLKSIRNKEEERGVSEGKGVPIFMVTAHKEHFMDAFNIGCTEYILKPIEPDKVIFKLKEKLGE from the coding sequence ATGTGGAAAGTTTTAGTTGTTGATGATAATAAAAATAATTGTGATTTGCTTGTCTCAACATTAGATGGTCTTGCGGCATGTGATGTTTGTCAAAATGGCGAAGATGCATTATCTGCCTATAAGAAATCTGTTGATGAAAAAAGCCCTTATCAAGCGATTCTGCTAGATGTTGCTATGCCTGGAATTGATGGTATTGATGTTTTAAAGTCGATTCGAAATAAGGAAGAAGAAAGAGGTGTTTCGGAAGGCAAGGGCGTGCCTATTTTTATGGTTACAGCCCATAAAGAACATTTTATGGATGCATTTAATATTGGCTGCACAGAATATATTTTGAAACCGATTGAGCCGGATAAGGTTATTTTTAAACTTAAAGAGAAGCTCGGCGAATAA
- a CDS encoding PAS domain S-box protein, with the protein MRIHKDSTVKKVFVTILEGLCVIFCMGLFYWTSKFFISARFNEFVSDSISIIFLAIFVFAYFRYRISRKKKKVFELSDEQQQILQSVLPIGIFTVDLNKRITSWNSAAQEITGYASEDVFGKECKLFTQHPCREHCGLYDDAISKPIKNVECLIETKDGSIRTILKRADFIKDHLGQVVGGVECFEDITDRRAAEKKLKDSEERFRTVFENSAVAITVTDKEERIVSWNSYAEKILGRNRKELHLKLISSLYPEAEWKRIRSLNIRKSGYRDHLETVMIRGDGSFVDVDISISILKDADDNVIGSIGVLRDITDRKKTEKQLVESEKRFRTIFENSAVAITLTDREERIVSWNHYAEEMLKKTYDDLHLKPISSLYEPEEWKRIRSLGLRNKGPQHHFESKMLKKDGSLVDVDISVTILKEDDGSIAGSLGVIRDITSIKKVESDLRLANQDLRANEQALRAILEDLNKTHVELKDAQKELLERQKQLVEEHKKQVMLTEQAEASTKAKTDFLSNMSHEVRTPLNSIIGFSQLLRKNVQDEKQKKFVDIIESSSQHLLTLINNILDYEKSIAGQIILDDTRIDIRLLSHDVFRVLGGSISDRPIEIGFEVNAEVPKEVFGDELKLKQVLMNLLSNALKFTKQGSVQLKVSVEEICQEEGAHRYYLRFSMEDTGIGIATDIKDKIFEQFTQADSSITRHFGGTGLGLSICKSYVELMGGKIWIESEEGKGSKFIFVAPFYDHSKREIVQSVFNEDSKNDLNGMRVLLAENHRVYQEEFKRFFNELKCHMDIVVDGDALINQIQKEMYDICFVNVQLPNFSGVAAVKKIREEINETIPIIAIATATFFEDKGHCREVGMEDFVSTPLSIDDLKEKLIVYIKKKPA; encoded by the coding sequence ATGCGGATACATAAAGATAGCACAGTTAAGAAAGTTTTTGTTACAATTTTAGAAGGCCTATGCGTGATTTTTTGCATGGGCCTTTTTTATTGGACGTCTAAGTTTTTTATTTCCGCTCGTTTTAATGAATTTGTTTCGGACTCTATTTCAATCATTTTTCTTGCCATTTTTGTTTTTGCTTATTTTCGTTACCGCATTTCAAGAAAGAAAAAGAAAGTTTTTGAACTTTCAGATGAACAACAACAGATTTTGCAATCTGTTTTGCCTATAGGTATTTTTACTGTTGATTTAAATAAACGTATTACAAGTTGGAATTCTGCAGCCCAAGAAATTACTGGCTATGCTTCTGAAGATGTTTTTGGTAAAGAATGCAAACTTTTTACACAGCATCCTTGTCGCGAGCATTGTGGATTATATGATGACGCGATCTCAAAACCAATAAAAAATGTCGAGTGCTTGATTGAAACAAAAGATGGGTCTATCCGAACGATCTTAAAGAGAGCTGATTTTATTAAGGATCATCTAGGGCAGGTTGTTGGCGGCGTTGAATGTTTTGAAGATATTACAGATCGTCGGGCTGCTGAAAAGAAATTAAAAGATTCAGAGGAGCGATTTCGTACTGTTTTTGAGAATTCTGCTGTTGCGATTACCGTAACAGATAAAGAGGAAAGAATTGTTTCTTGGAATAGTTATGCAGAAAAAATTTTAGGACGGAATCGCAAGGAGCTACATTTAAAACTTATTAGTTCTCTTTATCCTGAGGCAGAGTGGAAAAGGATTCGTTCTTTAAACATTCGAAAGTCTGGATATCGTGACCATCTTGAAACAGTGATGATTCGAGGAGATGGGAGTTTTGTTGATGTTGATATTTCGATTAGTATATTAAAAGATGCGGATGATAATGTTATTGGATCGATTGGTGTTTTGAGAGATATTACTGATCGAAAGAAAACTGAAAAACAACTGGTTGAGTCTGAAAAAAGATTTCGTACTATTTTTGAGAATTCTGCTGTTGCGATTACATTGACAGATAGAGAGGAAAGGATTGTTTCGTGGAATCATTATGCGGAGGAAATGCTTAAGAAAACTTATGATGATCTACACTTAAAGCCAATTAGTAGCTTGTATGAGCCAGAAGAATGGAAGCGTATTCGTTCTTTAGGGTTAAGAAACAAAGGACCTCAGCATCATTTCGAGAGTAAAATGTTAAAGAAAGATGGAAGCTTAGTTGATGTGGATATTTCAGTTACAATTTTAAAAGAAGACGATGGAAGCATCGCTGGGTCTTTAGGTGTAATTCGTGATATTACAAGTATCAAGAAGGTTGAAAGTGATTTGCGTCTTGCGAATCAAGATTTGCGTGCCAATGAACAAGCGCTCCGAGCTATTTTGGAAGATTTAAATAAAACACATGTGGAATTAAAAGATGCGCAAAAAGAGCTTCTTGAGCGTCAAAAACAGCTTGTGGAGGAGCACAAAAAACAAGTTATGCTAACAGAGCAAGCTGAGGCGTCAACAAAGGCAAAGACCGATTTTTTGTCGAATATGAGCCATGAGGTAAGAACACCCTTAAACTCTATTATCGGGTTTTCTCAACTTCTCCGAAAAAATGTTCAGGATGAAAAACAGAAGAAGTTTGTTGATATCATTGAGTCAAGCAGTCAGCATCTTTTAACACTGATTAACAATATTCTAGATTATGAAAAGTCTATTGCAGGTCAAATTATTTTAGACGATACGCGTATTGATATTCGCTTGCTTTCTCACGATGTATTTCGTGTACTTGGAGGCAGTATTAGTGATCGGCCAATTGAGATTGGTTTTGAAGTTAACGCAGAAGTGCCTAAGGAGGTCTTTGGTGACGAGTTAAAGCTCAAGCAAGTTTTGATGAATTTATTATCAAATGCGCTAAAATTTACGAAACAGGGTTCTGTTCAGCTAAAAGTAAGTGTTGAGGAAATTTGCCAGGAAGAGGGCGCGCATCGGTATTATTTAAGATTTTCAATGGAAGATACGGGTATCGGTATTGCGACTGATATAAAAGATAAAATTTTTGAACAATTTACACAAGCGGATAGTTCGATAACCCGTCATTTTGGTGGCACGGGGTTAGGACTTTCTATTTGCAAATCATATGTTGAACTGATGGGTGGAAAGATTTGGATTGAATCTGAAGAAGGCAAAGGGAGCAAGTTTATTTTTGTGGCACCATTTTATGATCATTCTAAAAGAGAAATTGTTCAGTCTGTGTTTAATGAAGATAGTAAGAATGATTTAAATGGAATGCGTGTTCTTTTAGCAGAGAATCATCGAGTTTATCAAGAAGAATTTAAACGTTTTTTTAATGAGCTTAAATGCCATATGGACATTGTTGTTGATGGCGATGCGCTTATTAATCAAATTCAAAAAGAAATGTATGACATTTGTTTTGTTAATGTGCAGCTGCCAAACTTTAGCGGGGTTGCCGCAGTTAAAAAGATTCGGGAAGAAATTAATGAAACAATTCCAATTATTGCTATTGCAACAGCAACATTCTTTGAAGACAAAGGTCATTGTCGAGAGGTTGGAATGGAAGATTTTGTTTCAACGCCTCTTTCCATTGACGATCTTAAAGAGAAATTGATTGTTTACATAAAAAAGAAACCTGCCTAA
- a CDS encoding STT3 domain-containing protein yields MITQRKKRIILYFLAFAIVACIGLYFRLYPVMFKTSSETDAKAAMFITSQMQLSNLKKINELYPGLPEEKKQMMAQEKFAQAIAGNPEEARKAIYQFSQELYKRNLEKNSGEKAPEMYLTASDPYYFYGLTKELVKGNKIMAKRNGAKYFNEKMLSPIGYWEAISLHPFVGYGIYKIVSKIVPDASLMFALSFTPLFLMLLSCIVFFLICYKLRLQVWASFISATLLFLAPIFLRRSFFGWYDSDPYNILFPLLITFIFLLGLKKKLNTRNSIIFGILCAVALSLYAFFWQGWVYLFSILFLSGCIILPLNHFLLTEPSRTKNLLIYFASIFGGTFLGILLSFGPKEFFFLFQEGFKVLGEFFSSKLSVWPDVYLSVGELHRASFSELLSLSGGAIFFIFSILGILLLGFSSIKNKNFETWHKTVFFILFFFSSLIMSIKAERFVLLLLVPLSILSAVSLDFGYKVMRKFLAKKCTNPIILNSIFIALILIVGAVIVMPSLKKADNWASRLRPIFNETWDRALTKIKNETPENSIINTWWSPGHFIKSVAERRVTFDGATINVPQAYWMGNILLNSDETKALGLLRMLNASGNQATEYLETIGLKKSDSIKILNKITTLPRDKAKEYLKRNLNSTQSEELLNLTHSTPDPSYLFLYNDLIESIIGVAFVGRWDIEKIEEINKNPNRVKEVKGNGLRQYIDFMWTLQGGIPRISQPLIEAQKDDAYVYFSQGIRVKQDNMDCEILSKEFGVGIPKSIIYKKGDQIVEKKFPNANLSYCVIFVKNDYGKFECILMDEFLAHSLAIKLYYLDGTGLRYFVPFLKEQSRENKTEICVYKINWESFMKDLNGKEN; encoded by the coding sequence ATGATTACTCAAAGAAAAAAAAGAATTATTCTGTATTTCTTAGCGTTTGCCATCGTCGCATGCATAGGTCTTTATTTTAGACTCTACCCAGTCATGTTTAAAACCTCATCAGAAACAGACGCAAAAGCTGCGATGTTTATCACAAGTCAAATGCAACTTTCTAATCTTAAGAAAATTAACGAATTGTATCCCGGTCTGCCAGAAGAGAAAAAACAAATGATGGCACAAGAAAAATTTGCTCAAGCAATTGCGGGCAATCCAGAAGAAGCCAGAAAAGCAATTTATCAATTTTCTCAAGAGCTTTATAAAAGAAATTTAGAGAAGAATTCAGGGGAAAAAGCTCCTGAAATGTACCTTACGGCTTCAGATCCATATTATTTCTACGGTCTTACCAAAGAACTTGTCAAAGGCAACAAGATTATGGCCAAAAGAAATGGAGCAAAATATTTCAATGAAAAAATGCTTAGCCCTATCGGATACTGGGAAGCAATCAGCTTGCATCCTTTTGTCGGATACGGTATTTATAAAATAGTATCAAAAATTGTACCCGACGCCTCGCTAATGTTTGCCTTAAGCTTTACACCTCTTTTTCTAATGCTTCTGTCTTGTATCGTTTTCTTTCTTATCTGCTATAAGCTAAGATTACAAGTCTGGGCTTCCTTTATAAGCGCAACCCTCTTATTTCTTGCTCCTATTTTCTTACGAAGAAGTTTTTTTGGCTGGTACGATAGCGATCCTTACAATATCCTATTTCCGCTTTTAATTACTTTTATTTTCTTACTGGGTCTTAAAAAAAAGCTCAACACCCGAAACTCAATTATTTTTGGGATTTTATGTGCTGTCGCTTTAAGTCTTTATGCCTTCTTCTGGCAAGGATGGGTATATCTATTTAGTATTTTATTTCTATCAGGATGCATCATTTTGCCCCTAAATCATTTTCTCCTTACAGAACCCTCTCGAACAAAAAATCTATTAATATACTTTGCTTCTATTTTCGGCGGAACATTTCTTGGAATTCTTCTCTCCTTTGGTCCAAAAGAATTCTTTTTTCTTTTTCAAGAAGGATTTAAAGTTTTAGGGGAATTCTTCTCAAGCAAGCTAAGTGTTTGGCCAGATGTTTATCTAAGCGTTGGAGAGCTACACCGCGCCTCGTTCAGCGAACTCCTATCCCTTTCAGGAGGTGCAATATTCTTCATATTCTCAATTCTAGGGATCCTACTTCTTGGATTTAGCTCCATTAAAAATAAAAATTTTGAAACATGGCACAAAACCGTCTTCTTTATACTTTTTTTCTTTTCTTCCCTCATCATGTCGATCAAAGCTGAACGCTTTGTCTTGCTTCTCTTAGTCCCTTTAAGCATTCTTTCAGCGGTTTCGCTTGATTTCGGATACAAAGTTATGCGAAAATTCCTCGCAAAAAAGTGCACGAATCCAATCATATTGAATTCGATTTTTATAGCGCTTATTCTTATTGTAGGAGCCGTAATCGTTATGCCTTCCCTTAAAAAAGCAGATAACTGGGCCTCCCGCTTGCGTCCTATATTTAATGAAACATGGGATCGAGCTTTAACAAAGATAAAAAACGAAACTCCAGAAAATAGCATCATTAATACATGGTGGTCACCCGGACATTTTATTAAATCTGTCGCCGAAAGACGTGTTACTTTTGATGGAGCCACAATCAATGTTCCTCAAGCTTATTGGATGGGAAATATTCTTCTAAACTCAGATGAAACAAAAGCTCTCGGGCTTTTACGCATGCTTAATGCAAGCGGAAATCAAGCAACAGAATATCTCGAAACTATTGGCTTAAAAAAATCAGATTCCATTAAAATACTAAATAAAATAACAACCCTTCCACGAGATAAAGCAAAAGAATATTTAAAAAGAAATCTAAACTCAACTCAATCTGAAGAACTTCTTAATCTAACACATTCAACACCAGATCCCTCCTACCTATTTCTTTATAATGATTTAATCGAAAGCATTATTGGCGTTGCTTTTGTTGGTCGCTGGGATATTGAAAAAATTGAAGAAATTAATAAAAATCCAAACCGTGTTAAAGAAGTAAAAGGAAATGGATTGCGACAATATATCGATTTCATGTGGACTCTTCAAGGAGGCATCCCTCGAATAAGCCAACCGCTAATAGAAGCCCAAAAAGATGATGCTTATGTTTATTTTAGCCAAGGAATCCGCGTAAAACAAGACAATATGGATTGTGAAATCCTATCAAAAGAATTTGGCGTAGGAATCCCTAAAAGCATTATTTATAAAAAGGGTGATCAGATTGTTGAAAAGAAATTTCCTAACGCAAATCTCTCCTATTGTGTCATTTTTGTCAAAAACGACTATGGAAAATTTGAATGCATTTTGATGGATGAATTCTTAGCCCATTCATTAGCCATAAAATTATACTACCTTGACGGGACAGGCCTTCGATATTTTGTTCCATTCCTAAAAGAACAAAGCCGCGAAAACAAAACCGAAATTTGTGTCTATAAAATTAATTGGGAAAGCTTTATGAAAGATTTAAACGGCAAAGAAAATTAG
- a CDS encoding trypsin-like peptidase domain-containing protein, whose translation MKLKRNLRILITFFTIGIFFYPIKAIAQESVIQEIHLALPSIVEITAQNTMMFKGPESMAIDKETGQLVHLKGIKAAEYTRSGSGVIIDPIGVIATNAHIVSGASKIAVRLFDGKIISASPLLVIDQEDIAFIKINPPYPMTRIDFANSGTASIGDEVITVGSSPFLKKTMSAGRIIGFAKKGNPQKSNEPDFLHVNFNIYHGDSGGPLFNLKGQLLGLMVAGQMQSDRSSFSIPSNRILQFYLKYLQSKKEAN comes from the coding sequence ATGAAACTCAAAAGAAACCTACGCATATTAATTACATTTTTTACGATCGGAATTTTCTTTTATCCGATAAAAGCAATTGCGCAAGAATCTGTTATTCAAGAAATCCATCTTGCCCTTCCTTCTATTGTCGAAATTACCGCGCAAAACACTATGATGTTTAAGGGTCCTGAATCAATGGCAATAGACAAAGAAACAGGACAGCTTGTTCACCTTAAGGGAATTAAAGCCGCTGAATATACAAGAAGTGGATCTGGTGTTATTATTGATCCAATCGGCGTCATCGCAACCAATGCCCACATTGTCTCTGGCGCCAGCAAAATCGCTGTGCGTCTTTTTGATGGAAAAATTATATCAGCCTCCCCTCTTTTAGTCATCGATCAAGAAGACATTGCTTTTATCAAAATTAATCCTCCTTATCCTATGACTCGCATTGATTTTGCCAACTCAGGTACTGCCAGTATCGGAGATGAAGTCATCACGGTTGGCAGCTCTCCTTTTCTTAAAAAAACAATGTCTGCCGGCCGCATTATCGGATTTGCTAAAAAAGGCAACCCTCAAAAATCAAATGAACCAGATTTTCTTCATGTAAATTTTAATATTTATCATGGTGATAGCGGGGGTCCTCTCTTTAATCTTAAAGGCCAACTGCTAGGACTTATGGTGGCAGGACAAATGCAATCTGATCGATCAAGCTTTTCAATTCCATCAAATAGAATTCTACAGTTTTATCTAAAATATTTACAATCAAAAAAAGAGGCTAACTAA
- a CDS encoding CBS domain-containing protein, with protein sequence MHLERILIKNIMVTNVITIGIDEPFSHVWDVLKPSKIRHLPVVDTQGKLKGIITLRDLYRIVSPRKEVEEEGLFYLKEDLEKFILSNVMTENVLTLSADQTLGQALDLMVKKKFGCIPIVDEEGVLIGILTQIDVLRAIAKYFI encoded by the coding sequence ATGCATCTTGAAAGAATCTTAATTAAAAATATTATGGTAACAAATGTGATTACAATCGGCATTGATGAGCCGTTTAGTCATGTCTGGGATGTTCTAAAGCCTAGCAAAATTCGCCATCTTCCAGTTGTTGATACTCAGGGGAAATTAAAGGGAATCATCACTTTAAGAGATTTGTACCGCATTGTTTCTCCAAGAAAAGAAGTTGAGGAAGAGGGACTCTTTTACCTAAAAGAAGATCTCGAAAAATTTATTTTAAGTAACGTTATGACTGAGAATGTTTTAACGCTTTCAGCCGATCAAACACTTGGCCAGGCTTTGGATTTAATGGTTAAGAAGAAATTTGGCTGTATTCCAATCGTTGATGAAGAAGGGGTGCTGATAGGCATCCTGACTCAGATCGATGTTCTTCGAGCAATCGCGAAATATTTTATCTAA